Proteins from one Desulfonema limicola genomic window:
- a CDS encoding thiolase family protein, with translation MKDVVIVSACRTAIGAFGGSLKDMNGAALASVTMKEVIKRAGIDPAIIDDVRFGCCLEHHDTLNTTRVAALMAGIPETVPAVTVNRVCISGMETVISGMAMIQAGMADIILAGGVEHMSGVPYSVPNARWGCRLQDHVFVDALIHALHCGSHIMPLSDDSPVNTQEAPASMFLGKPYIMGHTAEFIAQHLNISREEMDEVALRSHNNAERATIEGDFQEEIVPVEVPQRKKAPLIFDKDEHFRPGMTMDKLQSLPPGFIPKTGKVTAGNSSGINDGASAMLIMSAEKAKELNLTPIARIKASARGACHPSVMGLSPVPAVKNLMKNSGLGLNDFELIELNEAFAAQYLGCEKELGLNREITNVNGSGIGLGHPVGSTGSRIMVTLIHAMKKRNKTLGLATLCGGGGVAMACALEML, from the coding sequence ATGAAAGATGTAGTAATTGTTTCAGCCTGCCGCACAGCCATCGGAGCCTTTGGCGGCAGTTTAAAGGATATGAACGGCGCTGCTCTTGCCAGTGTTACCATGAAAGAAGTTATTAAAAGAGCAGGTATTGATCCTGCAATTATTGACGATGTACGTTTTGGATGCTGTCTTGAACATCATGATACCTTGAATACAACCCGTGTTGCCGCACTTATGGCAGGAATCCCGGAAACTGTCCCGGCTGTTACCGTCAACCGTGTATGTATATCAGGTATGGAAACCGTAATCTCAGGCATGGCCATGATCCAGGCAGGTATGGCAGATATTATTCTTGCCGGGGGTGTTGAACACATGTCAGGGGTTCCATACAGTGTTCCAAATGCAAGATGGGGATGCAGACTCCAGGATCATGTTTTTGTTGATGCCCTGATTCATGCTCTTCACTGTGGTTCTCATATTATGCCTCTTTCAGATGACAGCCCTGTTAATACCCAGGAAGCTCCTGCAAGCATGTTTCTTGGAAAACCTTATATAATGGGTCATACAGCAGAATTTATTGCCCAGCATCTAAATATCTCCAGGGAAGAAATGGACGAAGTGGCACTTAGAAGCCATAATAATGCTGAAAGAGCAACCATTGAAGGAGATTTTCAAGAAGAGATAGTGCCTGTTGAAGTTCCCCAGCGTAAAAAAGCTCCTCTTATATTTGATAAAGACGAGCATTTTCGGCCTGGTATGACCATGGATAAACTTCAAAGTCTTCCTCCTGGATTTATCCCAAAAACAGGCAAGGTAACAGCAGGTAATTCAAGCGGGATTAATGACGGAGCTTCTGCCATGCTTATCATGTCAGCAGAAAAAGCAAAAGAACTTAACCTGACACCCATAGCCAGGATAAAAGCCTCTGCAAGAGGTGCCTGTCATCCTTCAGTAATGGGTTTATCACCAGTACCTGCAGTTAAAAATCTCATGAAAAACAGCGGACTTGGTTTAAATGACTTTGAACTTATTGAGCTTAACGAGGCTTTTGCTGCCCAGTATCTTGGATGTGAAAAAGAATTGGGATTAAACAGGGAAATAACTAATGTAAACGGCTCAGGAATCGGACTTGGTCATCCAGTCGGCTCAACAGGAAGCAGGATCATGGTAACACTTATCCATGCCATGAAAAAAAGAAATAAGACCCTGGGACTGGCAACCTTGTGCGGCGGCGGCGGTGTTGCTATGGCCTGCGCCCTGGAAATGCTTTAA